A genomic stretch from Cloacibacterium caeni includes:
- the rpsC gene encoding 30S ribosomal protein S3, with product MGQKTNPIGNRLGIIRGWDSNWFGGNDYGDRIAEDYKIRRYLEARLSKGGISRIYIERTLKLVTVTITTARPGLIIGKGGQEVDKLKEELKKITDKDIQINIFEIKRPELDAILVAESIAKQIENRISYRRAVKMAMTSTMRMGAEGIKVQISGRLNGAEMARSESFKEGRIPLSTFRADIDYHIGEALTQYGKLGVKVWIMKGEVYGKRELSPLVGQQKKGPSGGRDNRRPRDKK from the coding sequence ATGGGACAGAAGACAAATCCAATTGGTAATAGATTAGGAATCATCAGAGGATGGGATTCTAACTGGTTTGGTGGAAACGATTATGGAGACAGAATCGCAGAAGACTACAAAATCAGAAGATACCTAGAAGCTAGATTATCTAAAGGTGGTATCTCTAGAATCTACATCGAGAGAACCCTAAAATTAGTAACAGTAACAATCACTACTGCAAGACCAGGTCTTATCATCGGTAAAGGTGGTCAAGAAGTTGATAAATTAAAAGAAGAATTAAAAAAGATAACTGATAAAGATATCCAAATCAATATCTTCGAAATCAAAAGACCAGAACTAGACGCAATTCTAGTTGCAGAAAGTATTGCTAAGCAAATAGAAAACAGAATTTCTTACAGAAGAGCTGTTAAAATGGCTATGACCAGCACTATGAGAATGGGTGCAGAAGGTATCAAAGTTCAAATCTCAGGTAGATTAAACGGAGCTGAAATGGCAAGATCAGAATCTTTCAAAGAAGGAAGAATCCCATTGTCTACTTTCAGAGCAGATATCGATTATCACATTGGTGAAGCACTTACTCAGTACGGTAAGCTAGGAGTGAAAGTTTGGATCATGAAAGGTGAAGTGTATGGCAAGAGAGAATTATCTCCACTTGTTGGTCAACAGAAAAAAGGACCTTCTGGTGGAAGAGACAACAGAAGACCAAGAGATAAAAAATAA
- the rplO gene encoding 50S ribosomal protein L15, whose product MNLNNIQPASGATHNSKRVGRGQGSGKGGTSTKGHKGQKSRAGYSQKIGFEGGQMPLQRRLPKFGFNNINRKEYRAINLDTIQALVDAKNLSEVTKEVLVENGLSSKNELVKIMGRGELKSSVSISANKFTKSAEEAISKAGGKAITL is encoded by the coding sequence ATGAATTTAAATAATATTCAACCAGCATCTGGAGCTACTCATAATTCAAAAAGAGTAGGTAGAGGACAAGGTAGTGGCAAAGGTGGTACATCTACAAAAGGTCACAAAGGTCAAAAATCAAGAGCTGGTTACTCACAGAAAATAGGTTTTGAAGGTGGTCAAATGCCTTTACAAAGAAGATTACCAAAATTCGGATTTAATAACATTAACAGAAAAGAATACAGAGCTATTAATCTAGATACTATTCAAGCATTAGTAGACGCTAAAAATCTTTCTGAAGTTACTAAAGAAGTATTGGTAGAAAATGGTTTATCTTCTAAAAATGAATTAGTGAAAATTATGGGTAGAGGAGAACTTAAATCTTCTGTTTCTATTTCTGCTAACAAATTCACTAAATCTGCTGAAGAGGCAATCTCTAAAGCAGGAGGTAAAGCGATCACTCTTTAA
- the rplE gene encoding 50S ribosomal protein L5 — MEYVARPKKLYTEKIVPAMMEEFGYKSIMQVPKLEKIVVSQGLGAATADKKIVDYAVEELTAITGQKAVGTLSKKDEAAFKLRKGMPVGARVTLRAEKMYEFLDRLTSSALPRIRDFNGIKADGFDGRGNYNLGITEQIIFPEIVIDKVKKIQGMDITFVTTAKTDKEAKALLTHFGLPFKKN; from the coding sequence ATGGAATACGTAGCAAGACCCAAAAAATTATATACAGAAAAAATTGTTCCAGCAATGATGGAAGAATTTGGGTACAAATCTATCATGCAAGTACCTAAATTAGAAAAAATTGTTGTGTCTCAAGGTTTAGGTGCTGCAACTGCAGACAAAAAAATCGTAGACTATGCAGTAGAAGAACTTACAGCTATCACTGGTCAAAAAGCAGTAGGAACTTTATCTAAAAAAGACGAGGCAGCTTTCAAATTAAGAAAAGGGATGCCAGTTGGTGCAAGAGTAACGCTTAGAGCAGAAAAAATGTACGAATTTTTAGATAGACTTACGTCATCTGCTTTACCAAGAATTAGAGATTTTAACGGTATCAAAGCCGATGGTTTCGATGGTAGAGGTAATTACAACTTAGGGATTACTGAGCAAATTATCTTCCCAGAAATCGTGATCGACAAAGTGAAAAAAATCCAAGGGATGGACATCACTTTCGTTACTACTGCTAAAACTGACAAAGAAGCAAAAGCATTATTAACTCATTTCGGTTTACCGTTTAAAAAGAACTAA
- the infA gene encoding translation initiation factor IF-1, whose translation MAKQKHIEQDGVIVEALSNAMFRVELENGHVLIAHISGKMRMHYIKLLPGDKVKLELSPYDLSKGRITFRY comes from the coding sequence ATGGCAAAACAAAAACATATAGAACAAGATGGCGTTATAGTGGAAGCACTATCTAACGCCATGTTCCGTGTGGAACTGGAAAATGGGCATGTTCTCATCGCTCACATTTCAGGGAAAATGAGAATGCATTACATAAAACTTTTACCAGGAGACAAGGTAAAATTAGAACTCTCTCCTTATGATTTATCAAAAGGAAGAATAACATTTAGATATTAA
- the rplR gene encoding 50S ribosomal protein L18 — translation MALTKVQKRDRIKRRVRGKISGTSSAPRLSVYKSNKEIYAQLIDDKEGKTLVAASSREKGVDANGTKTEVATAVGKKIAEKALAAGFEKVVFDRNGFVYHGRVKALADGAREGGLKF, via the coding sequence ATGGCATTAACAAAAGTACAAAAAAGAGATAGAATTAAAAGAAGAGTAAGAGGCAAAATCTCTGGAACTTCTTCAGCGCCAAGACTTTCTGTTTACAAGAGTAACAAAGAAATCTACGCTCAATTAATTGACGATAAAGAAGGTAAAACTTTAGTAGCTGCTTCTTCTAGAGAGAAAGGAGTAGATGCTAATGGAACTAAAACTGAAGTTGCAACTGCAGTAGGTAAGAAAATTGCTGAAAAAGCTTTAGCTGCTGGATTTGAAAAAGTAGTTTTTGATAGAAACGGTTTCGTATATCACGGTAGAGTAAAAGCTCTTGCAGACGGTGCTAGAGAAGGTGGTTTGAAATTTTAA
- the rpsH gene encoding 30S ribosomal protein S8 translates to MVTDPISDFLTRVRNAQSAGHKVVEIPASKIKKEITKILFDQGYILNYKFEDNAVQGTIKIALKYDKQTNKPAIKSIQRASRPGLRKYAGTEELPRVLNGLGVAIISTSKGVMTDKKAREEKVGGEVICYVY, encoded by the coding sequence ATGGTAACAGATCCAATTTCAGATTTCCTAACTAGAGTAAGGAACGCACAAAGCGCAGGCCACAAAGTGGTGGAAATTCCTGCATCAAAAATCAAAAAGGAGATTACGAAAATCTTATTTGATCAAGGTTACATCTTAAACTACAAGTTTGAAGATAACGCTGTTCAAGGGACTATCAAAATCGCTTTGAAATATGATAAGCAAACTAACAAACCGGCTATTAAGTCTATCCAAAGAGCTTCTAGACCAGGTTTGAGAAAATACGCTGGTACAGAAGAATTACCAAGAGTATTAAACGGTTTAGGTGTAGCTATCATCTCTACTTCTAAGGGAGTAATGACTGATAAGAAAGCCAGAGAAGAAAAAGTAGGTGGCGAAGTAATCTGCTATGTTTATTAA
- the rpsN gene encoding 30S ribosomal protein S14 gives MAKESMKARERKREALVAKYAAKRAALKEAGDYEALQKLPKNASPVRLHNRCKLTGRPRGYMRTFGISRVTFREMANNGLIPGVKKASW, from the coding sequence ATGGCAAAAGAATCAATGAAAGCGCGTGAGCGCAAAAGAGAAGCACTAGTTGCTAAATATGCTGCTAAAAGAGCTGCCCTAAAAGAAGCAGGTGATTATGAAGCACTTCAGAAATTACCTAAAAACGCTTCTCCTGTAAGATTACACAACAGATGTAAATTAACAGGAAGACCAAGAGGTTACATGAGAACTTTCGGTATTTCGAGAGTTACTTTCAGAGAAATGGCTAACAATGGTCTTATCCCGGGAGTTAAAAAAGCAAGTTGGTAA
- the rplP gene encoding 50S ribosomal protein L16, whose translation MLQPKRTKFRRVHKMKMKGNAQRGSQLAYGTFGIKAIDGAWITARQIEAARIAATRYMKREGQLWIKIFPDKPITKKPAEVRMGKGKGAVEYWVAVVKPGKIMFEVGGVPYEIAKEALRLAAQKLPIVTKFVVANDFVQPQ comes from the coding sequence ATGTTACAACCTAAAAGAACGAAATTCCGTCGTGTTCATAAAATGAAAATGAAGGGAAATGCGCAAAGAGGATCTCAATTAGCGTATGGAACTTTCGGAATTAAAGCTATAGACGGTGCTTGGATCACTGCAAGACAAATTGAAGCTGCGCGTATCGCTGCTACAAGATATATGAAAAGAGAAGGTCAACTATGGATTAAAATATTTCCAGATAAGCCTATTACTAAAAAACCAGCCGAAGTAAGGATGGGTAAAGGTAAAGGTGCTGTAGAATATTGGGTAGCTGTAGTAAAACCTGGTAAAATTATGTTTGAAGTAGGTGGAGTTCCTTATGAAATAGCTAAAGAGGCGTTAAGACTTGCAGCTCAGAAACTTCCAATAGTTACCAAATTTGTAGTAGCTAACGATTTTGTTCAACCTCAATAA
- the rpsK gene encoding 30S ribosomal protein S11 yields the protein MAKQTKVVKKRKVKVEAIGEAHIQASFNNIIISLTNKNGEVISWSSAGKMGFRGSKKNTPFAAQMAAENCSSVAYEAGLRRVKVFVKGPGAGRESAIRSIHNSGIEVSEIIDVTPMPHNGCRPPKRRRV from the coding sequence ATGGCAAAACAAACTAAAGTAGTTAAAAAAAGAAAAGTAAAAGTAGAAGCTATTGGTGAAGCACATATCCAAGCTTCTTTCAATAATATTATTATTTCTTTGACAAACAAAAACGGAGAAGTAATTTCTTGGTCTTCTGCCGGTAAAATGGGATTCAGAGGTTCTAAAAAGAATACTCCATTCGCAGCTCAAATGGCTGCAGAAAATTGCTCTTCAGTAGCTTACGAAGCTGGTTTAAGAAGAGTAAAGGTGTTTGTAAAAGGTCCAGGTGCAGGTAGAGAATCTGCAATCAGATCTATTCACAATTCAGGAATTGAAGTTTCAGAAATCATTGACGTGACTCCTATGCCACACAATGGATGTAGACCACCTAAAAGAAGAAGAGTTTAA
- the rplF gene encoding 50S ribosomal protein L6: protein MSRIGKSIIEIPAGVTVTVNDNVVTVKGPKGELSQEITGGITLEQEDGKITVNRPSEAKNHKALHGLYRALINNMVVGTSEGFTKKLELVGVGYRASHSGQKLELALGFSHGIVLDLPKEITVDTLTEKGKNPIITLSSYDKQLLGMVAAKIRSFRKPEPYKGKGVKFVGEIIRRKAGKSA, encoded by the coding sequence ATGTCAAGAATTGGTAAATCAATTATAGAAATTCCTGCAGGTGTTACAGTTACTGTAAACGATAATGTAGTAACTGTGAAAGGTCCTAAAGGAGAACTTTCTCAAGAAATTACAGGCGGAATTACTCTTGAGCAAGAAGATGGTAAAATCACTGTAAACAGACCATCTGAAGCTAAAAATCATAAAGCATTACACGGTCTTTATAGAGCGTTAATCAATAATATGGTGGTAGGAACCTCTGAAGGTTTCACCAAAAAATTAGAATTAGTAGGGGTAGGTTATAGAGCATCTCACTCTGGTCAAAAACTAGAATTAGCTCTAGGTTTCTCTCACGGTATCGTACTAGATCTTCCAAAAGAAATCACAGTAGATACTTTAACAGAAAAAGGTAAAAACCCAATCATCACTTTGTCTTCTTATGACAAACAATTATTGGGAATGGTGGCTGCTAAAATTCGCTCATTCAGAAAACCAGAACCATACAAAGGTAAAGGTGTGAAATTCGTTGGTGAAATAATTAGACGTAAAGCTGGTAAATCTGCTTAA
- the rpsS gene encoding 30S ribosomal protein S19, whose product MARSLKKGPFIAHHLEKKVQANIEQNKKTVIKTWSRASMISPDMVGQTIAVHNGKSFIPVYVTENMVGHKLGEFSPTRSFRGHSGNKNKGSR is encoded by the coding sequence ATGGCAAGATCACTTAAGAAAGGACCTTTCATCGCACATCATTTAGAAAAGAAGGTTCAGGCAAACATAGAACAAAATAAGAAGACAGTTATTAAAACATGGTCTAGAGCATCAATGATTTCTCCAGACATGGTAGGTCAAACTATCGCAGTACACAACGGGAAATCTTTTATCCCAGTTTATGTAACTGAAAACATGGTAGGACATAAGTTAGGTGAATTTTCTCCAACGAGATCTTTCAGAGGACACTCTGGTAACAAAAATAAAGGTAGCAGATAA
- the rpsD gene encoding 30S ribosomal protein S4, whose translation MARYIGPKTKIARKFGAAIYGDDKSFEKRKNQPPGQHGPNKRRGAKKSEYAVQLAEKQKAKYTYGILERQFANLFDKAHRSKGVTGEVLLQLCESRLDNVVYRFGFSKTRAGARQLVSHRHVTVNGEIVNIPSYLLKAGDVIAIREKSKSLEVIADSLASKSSYEWLQFNDEKKEGTFISAPERIQIPEDIKEQLIVELYSK comes from the coding sequence ATGGCAAGATATATTGGACCAAAAACTAAAATTGCACGTAAATTTGGTGCTGCAATTTACGGAGACGATAAAAGTTTCGAAAAAAGAAAAAATCAACCACCAGGACAACACGGACCTAACAAAAGAAGAGGTGCTAAAAAATCTGAATATGCTGTACAGTTAGCTGAAAAACAAAAAGCTAAATATACTTACGGTATCTTAGAAAGACAATTTGCTAACCTTTTCGATAAAGCGCACAGAAGCAAAGGCGTTACAGGTGAGGTTCTTTTACAATTATGTGAATCTAGATTAGATAACGTAGTATACAGATTTGGTTTTTCTAAAACCAGAGCTGGTGCTAGACAGTTAGTTTCTCACAGACACGTAACAGTAAACGGAGAAATTGTAAACATCCCTTCATATTTATTAAAAGCAGGTGACGTAATCGCTATTAGAGAAAAATCTAAATCTCTAGAAGTAATTGCTGATTCATTAGCTTCTAAATCATCTTATGAATGGTTACAATTTAACGACGAAAAGAAAGAAGGTACTTTTATCTCAGCTCCTGAAAGAATTCAGATCCCTGAAGATATCAAAGAACAGCTAATCGTCGAATTATACTCTAAATAA
- the rpsE gene encoding 30S ribosomal protein S5, giving the protein MLGLDNIERVKPGGLELKDRLVAVNRVTKVTKGGRAFGFSAIVVVGNEDGVIGFGLGKSKEVASAIAKAVEDAKKNLVKVPVMNHTIPHQTSARYGGADIFLRPASHGTGLIAGGAVRAVLESAGVHDVLSKSKGSSNPHNVVKATFKALLDIRRPEEIARMRGISLTKVFNG; this is encoded by the coding sequence ATGTTAGGATTAGATAATATAGAAAGAGTAAAACCAGGTGGTCTAGAACTTAAAGATCGTCTAGTTGCCGTAAACAGAGTAACTAAAGTAACCAAAGGAGGTAGAGCTTTCGGATTTTCTGCAATCGTAGTAGTAGGTAATGAAGACGGAGTAATCGGTTTCGGTTTAGGTAAATCTAAAGAAGTTGCTTCTGCTATTGCTAAAGCAGTAGAAGATGCTAAGAAAAATTTAGTGAAAGTTCCTGTAATGAATCATACAATCCCTCACCAAACTTCTGCTAGATACGGTGGTGCTGATATCTTCTTAAGACCAGCTTCTCACGGTACAGGATTAATCGCAGGTGGTGCGGTAAGAGCGGTACTAGAATCTGCAGGAGTACATGATGTACTTTCAAAATCTAAAGGTTCTTCTAACCCTCACAATGTGGTAAAGGCAACTTTCAAAGCATTGTTAGATATCAGAAGACCAGAAGAAATTGCAAGAATGAGAGGAATTTCTTTAACTAAAGTGTTTAACGGTTAA
- the rpmC gene encoding 50S ribosomal protein L29, whose protein sequence is MKKADIKNLSAGDIKNQLAALKADYTKMKLAHRISPIENPIQIRDLRRTIARLETELTNKQ, encoded by the coding sequence ATGAAAAAAGCTGACATCAAAAATCTAAGCGCAGGAGATATTAAAAATCAATTAGCTGCTCTTAAAGCTGATTACACGAAAATGAAATTAGCGCACAGAATTAGCCCGATTGAAAATCCTATTCAAATCAGAGATTTAAGAAGAACAATCGCAAGACTTGAAACTGAGTTAACTAACAAACAATAA
- the rplV gene encoding 50S ribosomal protein L22: protein MGSRKQDSAIARKEANKDVVKASLNNCPSSPRKMRLVADIIRGENVDRALYILKYSKKDASNKLEKLLLSAIANWQAKNEGADIEAANLFVKEIFVDSARQLKRLRPAPQGRGYRIRKRSNHVTLILGNKQDNQ, encoded by the coding sequence ATGGGATCAAGAAAACAAGATAGCGCAATCGCAAGAAAAGAAGCTAACAAAGACGTTGTAAAAGCTTCATTAAACAATTGTCCGTCTTCTCCAAGAAAAATGAGACTCGTTGCTGATATCATCCGTGGAGAAAATGTAGACAGAGCTTTATACATCCTTAAATATTCTAAAAAAGACGCTTCTAATAAATTAGAAAAACTTCTTCTTTCTGCAATTGCTAACTGGCAAGCAAAAAATGAAGGTGCTGACATAGAAGCGGCAAATCTTTTTGTAAAAGAAATATTTGTAGACAGTGCAAGACAACTTAAGAGATTAAGACCTGCACCGCAAGGTAGAGGTTACAGAATTAGAAAAAGATCTAACCACGTAACATTAATATTAGGTAACAAACAAGATAATCAATAA
- the secY gene encoding preprotein translocase subunit SecY gives MKGFIQTLKNIWSLQELRDKIIVTLSLILVYRFASYISLPAINMAEVGNLLDHFQKQGGGKQAAGLLGLLSSFTGGAFSHASIMALGIMPYISASIIVQLMGMAIPYLQKLQKDGESGRKTLNQITRWLTIGVCLVQAPFYLGTITQVFLPYEQFRSAYYIDPQSIAFYVPSVVILVAGSIFAMWLGEKITDKGIGNGISILIMVGILAGLPTAFLQEFTTQTGNGGLGSIMILIEVLFWLVVILLAIVLSVAVRKIPIQYVSRAHATGGANRNLLQGARQWIPLKVNASGVMPLIFAQALMFVPGLLTKFDDTNTFLAGFKNPFSWQYNVLLVILIIIFSYFYTAITIPVNQMADDLKRNGGLIPKVRPGQETANYLDDILSKITLPGAVFLSIFAILPALVHGGFVQTEGFSHFFGGTSLLIMVGVILDTVQQINTYLLNHHYDGLMQSKLSRTSNL, from the coding sequence ATGAAAGGTTTTATTCAAACACTTAAAAACATCTGGAGTTTACAAGAATTGAGGGACAAGATTATTGTCACTCTTTCTTTGATTCTAGTATATAGATTTGCTTCTTATATTTCTCTACCAGCTATTAACATGGCAGAAGTAGGAAATTTATTAGATCATTTTCAAAAACAAGGTGGCGGTAAACAAGCTGCAGGTCTATTAGGTCTATTATCATCATTTACTGGAGGAGCTTTCAGTCATGCTTCAATCATGGCTCTAGGAATCATGCCGTACATTTCTGCATCTATTATTGTGCAGCTTATGGGAATGGCAATTCCTTATTTACAGAAACTTCAGAAAGATGGTGAAAGTGGTAGAAAAACCTTAAATCAAATTACAAGATGGTTAACAATAGGTGTTTGTCTCGTACAAGCACCATTTTACCTAGGTACTATTACACAGGTTTTTTTACCTTACGAACAATTTAGATCTGCGTATTATATTGATCCGCAATCTATTGCATTTTATGTTCCAAGTGTAGTGATATTAGTTGCAGGTTCTATCTTTGCAATGTGGTTAGGAGAAAAAATTACAGATAAAGGCATTGGTAACGGGATTTCTATCTTAATCATGGTAGGGATTCTAGCTGGTTTACCAACTGCATTTTTACAAGAATTTACTACTCAAACAGGAAACGGAGGTTTAGGAAGCATCATGATCCTCATCGAGGTTTTATTCTGGTTGGTGGTAATCTTATTAGCAATTGTACTTTCAGTTGCGGTAAGAAAAATTCCTATTCAGTATGTAAGTAGAGCTCACGCAACAGGTGGTGCAAACAGAAATTTATTACAAGGAGCAAGACAATGGATTCCTCTAAAAGTAAATGCATCTGGAGTAATGCCACTAATTTTCGCACAAGCATTAATGTTTGTTCCTGGTTTGTTAACTAAATTCGATGATACCAATACTTTCTTAGCAGGATTCAAAAATCCATTCAGCTGGCAGTATAATGTATTACTAGTAATTTTAATTATCATCTTCTCTTATTTCTACACAGCCATCACTATTCCAGTGAATCAAATGGCAGATGACTTAAAGAGAAATGGAGGTTTAATACCGAAAGTAAGACCAGGACAAGAGACTGCAAATTACTTAGATGATATTTTATCTAAAATAACCTTGCCGGGTGCGGTTTTTTTATCTATCTTTGCAATCCTTCCAGCTTTAGTGCATGGAGGCTTTGTTCAGACTGAAGGATTCTCCCATTTTTTCGGAGGAACTTCATTATTGATCATGGTAGGAGTAATTTTAGATACAGTTCAGCAAATCAACACGTATTTGTTGAACCATCACTATGATGGATTGATGCAATCTAAATTATCTAGAACATCAAACTTATAA
- the rpmD gene encoding 50S ribosomal protein L30: protein MATIKIKQVRSAIKRPKVQKDTLVALGLKKLNQVVEHEATPSILGMVAAVRHLVEVQEN, encoded by the coding sequence ATGGCAACAATTAAAATCAAACAAGTAAGAAGTGCTATCAAAAGACCTAAAGTACAAAAAGATACTTTAGTAGCTCTTGGTCTTAAAAAATTAAACCAAGTTGTAGAACACGAAGCTACTCCATCTATCTTAGGTATGGTAGCAGCAGTGAGACATTTAGTAGAAGTACAGGAAAACTAA
- the rpsM gene encoding 30S ribosomal protein S13, whose product MARISGIDLPKNKRGVIGLTYIYGIGRSTASEILKNAGISEDKKVNEWNDDELAAIRNYITENIKVEGELRSEVQLNIKRLMDIGCQRGIRHRLGLPLRGQRTKNNSRTRKGKRKTVANKKKASK is encoded by the coding sequence ATGGCGAGAATTTCAGGTATTGATTTACCAAAAAACAAAAGAGGCGTTATCGGTTTAACTTACATTTACGGAATTGGTAGAAGCACAGCTTCTGAAATCCTTAAAAATGCCGGTATCAGCGAAGACAAGAAAGTCAACGAATGGAATGACGATGAATTGGCTGCAATCAGAAATTACATCACTGAAAACATCAAAGTAGAAGGTGAATTACGTTCTGAAGTGCAATTGAATATCAAGAGATTGATGGACATAGGTTGCCAACGAGGAATACGTCACAGACTGGGATTACCTTTAAGAGGCCAAAGAACGAAAAACAATTCTAGAACCCGTAAAGGAAAGAGAAAAACAGTTGCTAACAAGAAAAAAGCAAGTAAATAA
- the rplX gene encoding 50S ribosomal protein L24: MAKVKIKRGDNVIVTTGKNKGSKGEVLEVIKKENADARVIVAGVNVVKKHVKPSASNPQGGIVEKEASINISNVSLVDANGKATKVAYKVEGDKKVRIAKTTGKEI, encoded by the coding sequence ATGGCAAAAGTTAAAATAAAAAGAGGAGATAACGTAATCGTTACTACTGGTAAAAACAAAGGTAGTAAAGGTGAAGTTCTAGAAGTGATTAAGAAAGAAAACGCTGATGCTAGAGTTATCGTAGCAGGTGTAAACGTTGTTAAAAAACACGTAAAACCATCTGCATCTAATCCTCAAGGCGGAATCGTAGAAAAAGAAGCATCTATTAATATTTCTAACGTATCTCTAGTAGATGCAAACGGAAAAGCTACTAAAGTAGCGTATAAAGTAGAAGGTGATAAAAAAGTAAGAATTGCTAAAACAACAGGTAAAGAAATCTAA
- the rplN gene encoding 50S ribosomal protein L14, giving the protein MLQTESRLKVADNTGAKEVLVIRVLGGTRRRYASVGDKIVVTIKDSTPSGNAKKGQVSKAVIVRTKKAVRRKDGSYIKFDDNACVLLNAAGEMRGTRVFGPVARELRDKEYMKIISLAPEVL; this is encoded by the coding sequence ATGTTACAAACCGAATCAAGATTAAAAGTTGCTGATAATACTGGTGCAAAAGAAGTACTAGTAATCAGAGTTCTAGGTGGAACTAGAAGAAGATATGCTTCTGTAGGTGATAAAATCGTAGTTACTATCAAAGATTCTACTCCATCAGGAAATGCAAAAAAAGGACAAGTATCTAAAGCAGTTATCGTAAGAACTAAAAAAGCAGTTAGAAGAAAAGATGGTTCATACATCAAATTTGATGACAATGCTTGCGTTCTTCTAAATGCTGCTGGAGAAATGAGAGGAACTCGTGTTTTCGGGCCAGTTGCTCGTGAATTGAGAGACAAAGAATATATGAAAATCATTTCATTAGCTCCTGAAGTATTATAA
- the ykgO gene encoding type B 50S ribosomal protein L36: MKVRASIKKRSADCKIVRRKGRLYIINKKNPKFKQRQG, from the coding sequence ATGAAAGTTAGAGCATCAATTAAAAAAAGAAGTGCAGATTGCAAAATCGTAAGAAGAAAAGGCAGATTGTACATTATTAACAAGAAGAACCCAAAATTTAAACAAAGACAAGGCTAA
- the rpsQ gene encoding 30S ribosomal protein S17 yields the protein MMERNLRKERIGIVSSNKMEKTIVVSETMRMKHPMYGKFVLKTKKYTAHDENNECNEGDKVLITETRPLSKNKRWRLVSIIERAK from the coding sequence ATCATGGAAAGAAATTTAAGAAAAGAAAGAATCGGAATCGTTTCTAGCAATAAAATGGAAAAAACCATTGTAGTTAGTGAAACGATGAGAATGAAACATCCAATGTATGGTAAATTCGTATTAAAAACGAAAAAATATACCGCTCACGATGAAAACAATGAGTGCAACGAAGGGGATAAAGTTTTAATTACAGAAACTAGACCTTTGAGCAAAAATAAAAGATGGAGATTAGTAAGTATAATTGAAAGAGCTAAGTAA